From the genome of Nicotiana sylvestris chromosome 2, ASM39365v2, whole genome shotgun sequence, one region includes:
- the LOC104213749 gene encoding putative glycosyltransferase 7 — protein sequence MVIPQLVQTQASYSSMAPKQNCKSKVSSLFSDGFLCAGGSIVALLVVWAFWSFMSTSPNTDPSFFTSSVGKKSALETPGEPTSPGFDLRYDPPDPTFYDDPDVRYTIEKPVKNWDEKRRQWLKLHPSFVPGVENRVLMVSGSQSTPCKNPIGDHLLLRFFKNKVDYCRIHGYDIFYNNILLQPKMWSFWAKMPAVKAAMLAHPEAEWIWWVDSDAAFTDMDFKLPLDRYKAHNFVVHGWEKLIYEQKSWTSINAGVFLIRNCQWSMDLMEAWSKMGPQSPEYDKWGEILRSTFKDKIFQESDDQSGLAYLLLKEKEKWGDKIYVEGQYYFEGYWVEIVGTLDNITDKYLGIEKGVPSLRRRHGEKVSESYGKVWEEHLKDAGYGRYSWRRPFITHFTGCQPCSGDHNQMYSGETCFDAMQKALNFADNQVLRKYGYMHKDLLDSSSVFPVPFDFPA from the coding sequence ATGGTAATTCCACAGTTAGTCCAAACACAAGCATCTTACTCCTCAATGGCGCCCAAGCAAAACTGTAAGAGCAAAGTGTCTTCTTTATTCTCCGATGGGTTTCTATGTGCCGGTGGAAGTATTGTGGCTTTACTAGTGGTCTGGGCCTTTTGGTCGTTTATGAGCACTAGCCCAAATACTGATCCAAGTTTTTTCACTTCTTCCGTTGGTAAGAAGTCCGCTTTGGAAACTCCGGGAGAGCCTACTTCACCGGGTTTTGATTTACGGTACGACCCGCCCGACCCGACTTTCTATGACGACCCGGATGTGAGATACACTATTGAGAAGCCGGTGAAAAACTGGGACGAAAAGCGAAGGCAATGGCTGAAGCTGCATCCTTCATTTGTTCCCGGAGTAGAAAACCGGGTTCTGATGGTTTCCGGTTCACAGTCGACGCCGTGCAAAAATCCGATCGGCGATCATTTACTGCTGAGGTTCTTCAAGAACAAAGTGGACTACTGCAGAATCCACGGGTACGATATTTTCTACAACAACATTTTACTTCAACCTAAGATGTGGTCTTTCTGGGCAAAAATGCCAGCGGTGAAAGCAGCCATGTTAGCTCATCCTGAAGCTGAGTGGATCTGGTGGGTCGATTCAGATGCTGCTTTCACCGACATGGACTTCAAGCTTCCATTGGACCGGTACAAAGCCCATAATTTCGTAGTGCATGGTTGGGAGAAGTTAATCTACGAGCAAAAAAGCTGGACAAGTATCAATGCTGGAGTTTTCTTGATTCGGAATTGTCAATGGTCTATGGACTTAATGGAAGCTTGGTCCAAGATGGGCCCACAGTCGCCGGAATACGATAAATGGGGTGAAATTTTACGTTCCACGTTTAAAGATAAGATTTTTCAAGAATCAGATGATCAATCGGGATTAGCTTATTTACTGTTGAAGGAGAAGGAAAAATGGGGAGATAAAATTTACGTAGAAGGCCAGTATTATTTCGAGGGGTATTGGGTGGAAATTGTAGGAACATTAGATAATATCACCGACAAGTATTTAGGTATAGAGAAAGGGGTACCTAGTTTAAGGAGGAGACATGGTGAAAAAGTAAGTGAGAGTTATGGTAAGGTGTGGGAGGAACACCTTAAGGATGCTGGGTATGGGAGGTACAGTTGGAGAAGGCCGTTCATCACACATTTTACAGGGTGTCAGCCTTGTAGTGGGGACCACAATCAGATGTAttctggtgaaacttgctttgaTGCTATGCAGAAGGCATTGAATTTTGCTGATAATCAGGTGCTCAGGAAGTATGGTTATATGCATAAAGATCTGCTTGATTCTTCCTCTGTTTTTCCTGTGCCTTTTGACTTTCCTGCCTAA
- the LOC104213748 gene encoding glycosyltransferase 6-like translates to MAHNVFRAKQQSSSSRDKSLFLAAIVALLLVCAIWSFTDPFPNFSNFLSKQNVTSPEYCPPDREAVDRRYDPPEKTFYDDPELSYTINKPIKNWDDKRIQWLKLHPTFAAGRANRVLLLTGSQPTPCKYPKGDHLLLRFFKNKVDYCRIHGYDIFYGNTFLHPKMRSYWAKIPLVRAAMLAHPESEWILWIDSDAIFTDMDFKIPLHKYKDYNFIVHGWPDLIFKKKSWVAINAGIFLIRNCQWSMDFLDVWANMGPKSREYKQWGKILRTTFKDKTFPESDDQSALSYIIMKGEEKWRRKIHAITDYSLHGYWLGIVDRFDNITGNYVKIDRDVPKLRRRHAEAVSESYAAAREPLVAEGSDWKGGWRRPFITHFTGCQPCSGDHAAEYVGDKCWVGMERALNFADNQVLRNFGFMHDDIKSNSPVSPVNFDFPAEEVEEFV, encoded by the coding sequence ATGGCCCATAACGTGTTTCGGGCCAAACAACAATCATCTTCTTCACGAGACAAATCTCTCTTCTTAGCAGCCATAGTAGCTCTTTTACTTGTCTGTGCTATTTGGTCATTCACTGATCCTTTTCCTAATTTCTCAAATTTCTTATCCAAGCAAAACGTTACTTCACCGGAATATTGTCCACCGGACCGGGAAGCCGTTGACCGGAGATATGACCCACCGGAAAAGACATTCTACGATGACCCGGAACTCAGTTACACTATTAACAAACCTATCAAAAATTGGGACGACAAGAGAATCCAGTGGCTGAAGCTTCATCCTACATTTGCCGCCGGAAGAGCTAACCGTGTACTCCTCCTCACTGGATCACAGCCCACTCCATGCAAGTATCCTAAAGGTGATCATTTACTCTTAAGGTTTTTTAAAAACAAAGTTGACTACTGTAGAATCCATGGCTACGATATTTTTTACGGTAACACGTTTTTGCACCCTAAAATGCGTTCCTATTGGGCCAAGATACCGCTTGTTCGGGCCGCCATGCTGGCCCATCCTGAATCCGAGTGGATTTTATGGATTGACTCGGATGCTATCTTCACTGACATGGATTTCAAAATCCCACTGCACAAGTACAAGGACTACAACTTCATCGTTCATGGCTGGCCTGATttgatttttaaaaagaaaagctGGGTCGCCATTAATGCAGGGATTTTTCTTATAAGAAACTGCCAGTGGTCCATGGATTTCTTAGACGTTTGGGCCAATATGGGCCCGAAAAGTCGAGAATACAAGCAATGGGGCAAAATATTAAGGACAACTTTCAAGGATAAGACTTTCCCAGAGTCCGACGATCAATCGGCACTGAGCTATATTATAatgaaaggagaagaaaaatggaggCGCAAAATTCACGCGATTACTGATTACTCCTTACACGGGTATTGgttaggaatagtagatagattTGATAACATCACGGGAAATTACGTGAAGATAGACAGAGACGTACCAAAGTTGCGGAGGAGACACGCGGAGGCCGTGAGCGAGAGTTACGCGGCGGCGAGGGAGCCGTTAGTGGCGGAGGGCAGTGATTGGAAGGGTGGTTGGAGGCGGCCGTTTATAACGCACTTCACGGGATGTCAGCCGTGTAGTGGGGACCATGCTGCGGAGTATGTGGGTGATAAATGTTGGGTGGGAATGGAAAGAGCGTTGAACTTTGCGGATAATCAGGTGCTACGTAATTTTGGATTCATGCACGATGATATCAAAAGCAATTCACCTGTCTCTCCGGTAAATTTCGATTTTCCAGCTGAAGAGGTAGAAGAATTCGTGTGA